In the genome of Streptomyces collinus, one region contains:
- a CDS encoding endonuclease/exonuclease/phosphatase family protein, which yields MSLLPNSRTEPDGSAVIRVLGYNIRSMRDDTDALARVIRACEPDLVLIQEAPRFFRWRKKLARLALASDLVIVTGGATTTGPAILSSLRVTVERTEDILLPPTPGLHRRGFATAVVRIAGARLGVLSCHLSLQKDERYEQSGMLLDRLAGLGVEHAIAGGDLNERPEGPAFRRLAGRLTDCRAAAPWGGEHTWTPADPYQRIDAIFATDGIEVLGCGVPTGQPGVSDADLRAATDHLPVLAALRVPAS from the coding sequence ATGTCGCTGCTCCCCAACTCGCGTACAGAACCCGACGGTTCCGCAGTCATCAGGGTTCTCGGCTACAACATCCGCTCCATGCGCGACGACACCGATGCCCTGGCCCGCGTCATCAGGGCCTGCGAGCCCGACCTCGTCCTCATCCAGGAAGCCCCGCGCTTCTTCCGCTGGCGCAAGAAACTCGCCCGCCTGGCCCTCGCCTCCGACCTGGTGATCGTCACCGGCGGCGCCACCACCACGGGACCGGCCATCCTCAGTTCGCTGCGGGTGACCGTCGAACGCACGGAGGACATCCTCCTGCCCCCCACCCCCGGTCTGCACCGCCGCGGTTTCGCCACCGCGGTCGTCCGCATCGCCGGCGCCCGCCTCGGCGTGCTCAGCTGCCACCTGTCCCTCCAGAAGGACGAGCGCTACGAGCAGTCCGGCATGCTCCTGGACCGGCTCGCCGGCCTGGGCGTGGAGCACGCGATCGCCGGCGGCGACCTCAACGAACGCCCCGAGGGCCCGGCCTTCCGCCGGCTGGCCGGCCGGCTGACCGACTGCCGGGCCGCGGCCCCCTGGGGCGGCGAACACACCTGGACCCCCGCCGACCCCTACCAGCGCATCGACGCGATCTTCGCGACCGACGGCATCGAGGTCCTGGGCTGCGGCGTGCCGACCGGGCAGCCGGGGGTGTCCGACGCGGACCTGAGGGCGGCCACGGACCACCTTCCGGTCCTGGCCGCCCTCAGGGTTCCCGCTTCCTAG